One region of Termitidicoccus mucosus genomic DNA includes:
- a CDS encoding GTP-binding protein, translated as MNPKNPIPVTILTGFLGAGKTTLLNRILTEQHGKKIAVIENEFGEVGVDNQLVIQSDEELFEMNNGCICCTVRGDLIRILTRLAKRKEPLDAVLIETTGLADPGPVAQTFFTDPEIREVFRLDAIVTVVDEHIALHLDDSDEAREQVAFADVILLNKIDLVEPNELNALEARLRKMNAAAKIHRTRNGEIALDRVLGVGGFNLSRATEIDPQFLEPEYPFEWAGVYELPAGKAALTIDEGPDPEMSVTLLPVASLSETDITTAREAAVRTFSDWETVLRPGDAILPGETHQQLSFSAFPAVFPVLVKRAGLYALFTQHHPDEFNAALHIAGEGVAPKWEHTFKPDHEHDEEVTSVGVSLPGNLDGKRLNEWLDVLLRTKGNDIFRSKGVLAVHGSDQRLVFQGVHMLFDGRLDRPWGDESRVNTFVFIGRNLNRDELVEGFKRCLVTDGVIAGHAVPDGSRRLDDFARLIPPHISMTFPRTHYTPRLHRLMAVLGVMVILALNVFAASSAAHEWLCGHLRHSGYVHCDEHHASPASDTHDGKLAEGMAGANGHDHDDSGCIITLFSSGHVLVAIGLPATAFIERVLAIRVATFPPVPVLAVIRMRCRRGVRRRGSKLA; from the coding sequence ATGAACCCAAAGAATCCCATCCCTGTGACTATCCTCACTGGCTTTCTCGGCGCAGGAAAGACCACGCTGCTCAACCGCATTCTCACCGAACAGCACGGCAAGAAGATCGCCGTCATCGAAAACGAGTTTGGCGAGGTTGGCGTTGATAACCAACTCGTCATCCAAAGCGATGAGGAGTTGTTCGAAATGAACAATGGCTGCATTTGCTGCACCGTGCGCGGCGATCTCATCCGTATTCTCACCCGGCTGGCCAAGCGCAAGGAGCCCCTTGATGCGGTGCTCATCGAAACTACTGGGCTCGCCGATCCCGGTCCAGTGGCGCAGACGTTTTTCACCGACCCCGAAATTCGCGAGGTCTTCCGCCTCGATGCGATCGTCACCGTCGTAGACGAACACATCGCGCTGCATCTCGACGACTCCGATGAAGCGCGGGAACAGGTCGCATTCGCGGATGTGATCCTCTTGAACAAGATTGATCTCGTGGAACCAAACGAGCTAAACGCATTGGAAGCTCGTCTGCGGAAAATGAACGCTGCCGCGAAAATCCATCGGACGCGCAACGGGGAGATTGCCTTGGATCGGGTGCTGGGCGTAGGCGGCTTTAATCTCTCTCGGGCCACGGAAATCGACCCGCAGTTCTTGGAGCCGGAATATCCGTTCGAGTGGGCGGGCGTCTATGAACTGCCCGCTGGCAAAGCGGCCTTGACCATCGATGAAGGACCCGATCCCGAGATGAGCGTGACATTGCTGCCGGTTGCCAGTCTGAGCGAGACTGACATCACGACCGCCCGCGAGGCGGCGGTGCGGACTTTTTCGGATTGGGAGACGGTTCTGCGCCCCGGTGACGCCATCCTGCCGGGTGAAACGCACCAACAACTGAGTTTTTCTGCTTTTCCGGCAGTTTTTCCCGTGCTTGTAAAAAGGGCAGGGCTTTACGCTCTGTTCACCCAGCACCATCCGGATGAGTTCAATGCCGCGCTCCACATCGCGGGCGAAGGCGTTGCGCCGAAATGGGAGCACACCTTCAAGCCCGACCATGAGCACGACGAAGAGGTGACGTCCGTAGGCGTAAGCCTGCCCGGAAATCTCGATGGAAAGCGATTGAACGAGTGGCTGGACGTGTTGTTGCGCACGAAGGGCAACGACATCTTCCGCAGCAAGGGCGTGCTGGCTGTCCACGGCAGCGACCAACGGCTGGTTTTTCAGGGGGTGCACATGCTCTTTGACGGACGCCTCGACCGCCCATGGGGCGACGAGTCGCGCGTGAACACGTTCGTTTTTATCGGCCGAAATCTCAACCGAGATGAATTGGTCGAAGGATTTAAACGCTGCTTGGTGACAGATGGAGTGATTGCAGGGCACGCAGTGCCTGATGGATCGCGGAGGCTTGACGACTTTGCTAGGCTCATTCCACCACACATTTCGATGACCTTCCCCCGCACCCATTATACGCCTCGCTTGCACCGCCTCATGGCGGTGCTGGGCGTGATGGTGATATTGGCACTGAACGTGTTTGCAGCAAGTTCTGCCGCGCACGAATGGCTTTGCGGCCATCTCAGGCATTCCGGATATGTGCACTGTGACGAGCATCATGCCTCCCCTGCGTCCGACACGCACGATGGCAAACTTGCCGAAGGAATGGCCGGCGCGAATGGACACGACCATGATGACTCCGGCTGCATTATCACACTTTTCTCAAGCGGCCACGTGCTCGTTGCAATCGGGCTGCCGGCGACGGCTTTCATAGAGCGTGTGCTTGCCATACGGGTGGCCACTTTTCCACCGGTGCCGGTACTGGCGGTGATCCGCATGCGTTGCCGCCGGGGCGTGCGCCGCCGCGGGTCTAAATTGGCTTGA
- a CDS encoding peptidoglycan recognition protein family protein, producing MISKHNRRTFLIGLALLGSSVALRGAAKTIAGRSRPAALDRVAATTRALTIVPDRWKIIVGHHSGTAVGNAAIFDRYHRSHGMEHGLAYHFVIGNGSRSGDGEIEIGGRWLKQFAGGHVHDEAVNQVGIGICCVGNFEETQPTPGQLRSFIALVEYLKADVVKTPVRFAVHREINPGRTVCPGRNFPIAAMHARFG from the coding sequence ATGATCTCGAAGCATAACCGTCGCACCTTTCTCATTGGGCTGGCTCTGCTCGGAAGCTCGGTGGCGCTTCGCGGCGCAGCCAAGACGATTGCGGGGCGAAGCCGCCCGGCGGCATTGGATCGTGTCGCAGCGACGACCCGAGCGCTCACCATCGTTCCCGACCGCTGGAAAATCATTGTGGGTCATCATAGCGGAACCGCTGTCGGGAACGCGGCGATATTCGACCGCTATCATCGGTCTCACGGCATGGAGCATGGCCTCGCTTATCACTTCGTCATTGGCAACGGAAGCCGATCGGGTGACGGCGAAATTGAAATTGGCGGACGCTGGTTGAAGCAGTTCGCCGGGGGACATGTCCACGACGAGGCGGTCAACCAAGTCGGCATCGGCATTTGTTGCGTTGGGAATTTTGAGGAAACCCAACCCACGCCGGGGCAACTTCGTTCTTTCATCGCGTTGGTCGAATATCTCAAAGCAGATGTAGTAAAGACTCCGGTGCGTTTCGCGGTGCACCGCGAAATCAATCCCGGGCGCACCGTTTGTCCCGGCCGAAATTTTCCCATCGCGGCGATGCACGCGAGATTCGGCTGA
- a CDS encoding class I SAM-dependent methyltransferase — MKFDRQHAESYDDRWTKLAPLRDSLHLQMNLVFQELPRDAHVLCLGVGTGAELIALARFFPGWRFAAVDPSAPMLDVCKRRVAAAGIADRCDFHAAYVHELPAEVKFHAATAILVSQFLTDRAQRVGFFCEIASRLRPGGLLVSADLTTAPRGQHESLLGVWQRMMRYSGANEEQIQGMLAAYAREVGLLPAEAMEALLAEAGFPSAVQFSQSLLIHAWYARREK, encoded by the coding sequence ATGAAATTCGACCGGCAACACGCCGAGTCTTACGACGACCGCTGGACAAAACTGGCACCGTTGCGCGACAGTCTGCATTTGCAGATGAACTTGGTTTTTCAGGAACTGCCGCGCGATGCCCATGTTCTTTGTCTTGGCGTCGGCACCGGCGCAGAACTGATCGCCCTCGCACGATTCTTTCCCGGCTGGCGCTTCGCGGCGGTCGATCCCTCTGCGCCTATGCTCGACGTTTGCAAGCGACGCGTTGCGGCGGCGGGCATCGCCGACCGCTGCGATTTCCATGCGGCCTACGTGCATGAACTTCCTGCCGAGGTTAAGTTCCATGCCGCCACGGCGATTCTTGTTTCTCAGTTTCTCACGGACCGGGCGCAGCGCGTTGGTTTTTTTTGCGAGATCGCGTCCCGGCTTCGTCCGGGCGGATTGCTCGTCAGCGCCGATCTCACGACTGCTCCGCGCGGCCAGCACGAGAGCCTGCTTGGCGTCTGGCAGCGGATGATGCGTTACTCGGGAGCGAACGAGGAACAGATTCAGGGCATGCTTGCCGCCTACGCTCGCGAGGTCGGGCTGCTACCGGCCGAGGCAATGGAAGCATTGCTCGCCGAAGCAGGCTTCCCCTCGGCCGTGCAATTTTCGCAGTCCCTGTTGATTCACGCTTGGTATGCGCGACGTGAAAAATGA